A window of the Lepus europaeus isolate LE1 chromosome 5, mLepTim1.pri, whole genome shotgun sequence genome harbors these coding sequences:
- the SFPQ gene encoding splicing factor, proline- and glutamine-rich isoform X1: MSRDRFRSRGGGGGGFHRRGGGGGRGGLHDFRSPPPGMGLNQNRGPMGPGPGGPKPPIPPPPPHQQQQQPPPQQPPPQQPPPHQPPPHPQPHQQPPPPPPPQDSSKPVVPQGPGPAPGVGSAPPATGSAPPATPPTTGAPPGPGPTPTPPPAVTSAPPGAPPPAPPSSGVPTTPPQAGGPPPPPAGGPVPGPGPKQGPGPGGPKGGKMPGGPKPGGGPGLSTPGGHPKPPHRGGGEPRGGRQHHPPYHQQHHQGPPPGGPGGRSEEKISDSEGFKANLSLLRRPGEKTYTQRCRLFVGNLPADITEDEFKRLFAKYGEPGEVFINKGKGFGFIKLESRALAEIAKAELDDTPMRGRQLRVRFATHAAALSVRNLSPYVSNELLEEAFSQFGPIERAVVIVDDRGRSTGKGIVEFASKPAARKAFERCSEGVFLLTTTPRPVIVEPLEQLDDEDGLPEKLAQKNPMYQKERETPPRFAQHGTFEYEYSQRWKSLDEMEKQQREQVEKNMKDAKDKLESEMEDAYHEHQANLLRQDLMRRQEELRRMEELHNQEMQKRKEMQLRQEEERRRREEEMMIRQREMEEQMRRQREESYSRMGYMDPRERDMRMGGGGAMNMGDPYGSGGQKFPPLGGGGGIGYEANPGVPPATMSGSMMGSDMRTERFGQGGAGPVGGQGPRGMGPGTPAGYGRGREEYEGPNKKPRF, from the exons ATGTCTCGGGATCGGTTCCGGAGTcgcggcggtggcggtggcggcttTCACCGGCGCGGAGGAGGCGGAGGCCGCGGCGGCCTCCATGACTTCCGCTCCCCGCCGCCCGGCATGGGCCTCAACCAGAACCGTGGCCCAATGGGCCCCGGCCCGGGCGGCCCTAAGCCCCCGatcccgccgccgcctccgcaccagcagcagcagcagccgccgccgcaaCAGCCACCTCCACAGCAGCCGCCTCCGCATCAGCCGCCGCCGCATCCGCAGCCGCatcagcagccgccgccgccgccgccgccgcaggaCTCGTCCAAGCCTGTCGTTCCTCAGGGCCCCGGCCCCGCTCCCGGAGTAGGCAGCGCGCCGCCGGCCACAGGCTCGGCCCCGCCCGCCACTCCGCCGACCACCGGGGCCCCTCCGGGGCCGGGTCCCACTCCGACCCCGCCGCCCGCCGTCACCTCGGCCCCGCCGGGGGCGCCCCCGCCGGCGCCGCCGAGCAGCGGGGTCCCGACCACTCCCCCCCAGGCCGGGGGCCCGCCGCCTCCCCCGGCAGGAGGCCCAGTTCCGGGTCCGGGGCCTAAGCAGGGTCCAGGCCCCGGGGGGCCCAAAGGCGGCAAAATGCCTGGCGGGCCGAAGCCCGGCGGCGGCCCCGGCCTAAGCACTCCCGGCGGCCACCCGAAGCCGCCGCACCGAGGCGGCGGGGAACCTCGCGGGGGCCGCCAGCATCACCCGCCCTACCACCAGCAGCACCACCAGGGGCCCCCGCCCGGGGGGCCCGGCGGCCGCAGCGAGGAGAAGATCTCGGACTCGGAG GGATTTAAAGCCAACTTGTCTCTGTTGAGGAGACCTGGAGAGAAAACTTACACACAGCGCTGTCGGTTGTTTGTGGGAAATCTACCTGCAGATATCACAGAGGATGAATTCAAAAGGTTATTTGCTAAATACGGAGAACCAGGAGAAGTTTTTATCAACAAAGGCAAAGGATTCGGATTTATTAAACTT GAATCTAGAGCTTTGGCTGAAATCGCCAAAGCCGAGCTTGATGATACGCCCATGAGGGGTAGACAGCTTCGAGTTCGCTTTGCCACCCACGCTGCCGCCCTGTCTGTTCGTAATCTTTCACCGTATGTTTCCAATGAACTGTTGGAAGAAGCATTTAGCCAGTTTGGCCCTATTGAAAGGGCTGTTGTAATTGTGGATGATAGAGGAAGATCTACAGGGAAAGGCATTGTTGAATTTGCTTCGAAACCAGCAGCAAGAAAAGCATTTGAGCGATGTAGTGAAGGTGTTTTCTTACTGACAAC AACTCCTCGTCCAGTCATTGTGGAACCACTCGAACAGTTAGATGACGAAGATGGTCTTCCTGAGAAGCTTGCACAGAAGAATCCGATGTATCAAAA ggagagagaaactcctCCACGCTTTGCTCAGCATGGCACGTTTGAATATGAATACTCTCAGCGATGGAAGTCTTTGGATGAAATggagaaacagcagagggaacaagttgaaaaaaatatgaaggaTGCAAAAGATAAATTGGAAAGTGAAATGGAAGATGCGTATCATGAACATCAGGCAAATCTTTTGCGCCAAG ATCTAATGAGACGTCAGGAAGAATTAAGACGTATGGAAGAACTTCACAATCAAGAAATGCAGAAACGTAAAGAAATGCAGTTGAG GCAAGAGGAAGAACGACGtagaagggaggaagagatgaTGATTCGTCAACGTGAGATGGAAGAGCAAATGAGACGCCAAAGGGAGGAGAGTTACAGTCGTATGGGCTACATGGATCCA agagaaagagacatgagaatgggaggtggaggagcaatgaacatgggag ATCCCTATGGTTCAGGAGGCCAGAAATTTCCACCtctaggtggtggtggtggcataGGTTATGAAGCTAACCCTGGAGTTCCACCAGCAACCATGAGTGGTTCCATGATGGGAAGCGACATG CGTACTGAGCGCTTTGGGCAGGGAGGTGCGGGGCCTGTGGGTGGACAGGGTCCTAGAGGAatggggcctggaactccagcagGATATGGTAGAGG
- the SFPQ gene encoding splicing factor, proline- and glutamine-rich isoform X2 produces MSRDRFRSRGGGGGGFHRRGGGGGRGGLHDFRSPPPGMGLNQNRGPMGPGPGGPKPPIPPPPPHQQQQQPPPQQPPPQQPPPHQPPPHPQPHQQPPPPPPPQDSSKPVVPQGPGPAPGVGSAPPATGSAPPATPPTTGAPPGPGPTPTPPPAVTSAPPGAPPPAPPSSGVPTTPPQAGGPPPPPAGGPVPGPGPKQGPGPGGPKGGKMPGGPKPGGGPGLSTPGGHPKPPHRGGGEPRGGRQHHPPYHQQHHQGPPPGGPGGRSEEKISDSEGFKANLSLLRRPGEKTYTQRCRLFVGNLPADITEDEFKRLFAKYGEPGEVFINKGKGFGFIKLESRALAEIAKAELDDTPMRGRQLRVRFATHAAALSVRNLSPYVSNELLEEAFSQFGPIERAVVIVDDRGRSTGKGIVEFASKPAARKAFERCSEGVFLLTTTPRPVIVEPLEQLDDEDGLPEKLAQKNPMYQKERETPPRFAQHGTFEYEYSQRWKSLDEMEKQQREQVEKNMKDAKDKLESEMEDAYHEHQANLLRQDLMRRQEELRRMEELHNQEMQKRKEMQLRQEEERRRREEEMMIRQREMEEQMRRQREESYSRMGYMDPRERDMRMGGGGAMNMGDPYGSGGQKFPPLGGGGGIGYEANPGVPPATMSGSMMGSDMVRMIDVG; encoded by the exons ATGTCTCGGGATCGGTTCCGGAGTcgcggcggtggcggtggcggcttTCACCGGCGCGGAGGAGGCGGAGGCCGCGGCGGCCTCCATGACTTCCGCTCCCCGCCGCCCGGCATGGGCCTCAACCAGAACCGTGGCCCAATGGGCCCCGGCCCGGGCGGCCCTAAGCCCCCGatcccgccgccgcctccgcaccagcagcagcagcagccgccgccgcaaCAGCCACCTCCACAGCAGCCGCCTCCGCATCAGCCGCCGCCGCATCCGCAGCCGCatcagcagccgccgccgccgccgccgccgcaggaCTCGTCCAAGCCTGTCGTTCCTCAGGGCCCCGGCCCCGCTCCCGGAGTAGGCAGCGCGCCGCCGGCCACAGGCTCGGCCCCGCCCGCCACTCCGCCGACCACCGGGGCCCCTCCGGGGCCGGGTCCCACTCCGACCCCGCCGCCCGCCGTCACCTCGGCCCCGCCGGGGGCGCCCCCGCCGGCGCCGCCGAGCAGCGGGGTCCCGACCACTCCCCCCCAGGCCGGGGGCCCGCCGCCTCCCCCGGCAGGAGGCCCAGTTCCGGGTCCGGGGCCTAAGCAGGGTCCAGGCCCCGGGGGGCCCAAAGGCGGCAAAATGCCTGGCGGGCCGAAGCCCGGCGGCGGCCCCGGCCTAAGCACTCCCGGCGGCCACCCGAAGCCGCCGCACCGAGGCGGCGGGGAACCTCGCGGGGGCCGCCAGCATCACCCGCCCTACCACCAGCAGCACCACCAGGGGCCCCCGCCCGGGGGGCCCGGCGGCCGCAGCGAGGAGAAGATCTCGGACTCGGAG GGATTTAAAGCCAACTTGTCTCTGTTGAGGAGACCTGGAGAGAAAACTTACACACAGCGCTGTCGGTTGTTTGTGGGAAATCTACCTGCAGATATCACAGAGGATGAATTCAAAAGGTTATTTGCTAAATACGGAGAACCAGGAGAAGTTTTTATCAACAAAGGCAAAGGATTCGGATTTATTAAACTT GAATCTAGAGCTTTGGCTGAAATCGCCAAAGCCGAGCTTGATGATACGCCCATGAGGGGTAGACAGCTTCGAGTTCGCTTTGCCACCCACGCTGCCGCCCTGTCTGTTCGTAATCTTTCACCGTATGTTTCCAATGAACTGTTGGAAGAAGCATTTAGCCAGTTTGGCCCTATTGAAAGGGCTGTTGTAATTGTGGATGATAGAGGAAGATCTACAGGGAAAGGCATTGTTGAATTTGCTTCGAAACCAGCAGCAAGAAAAGCATTTGAGCGATGTAGTGAAGGTGTTTTCTTACTGACAAC AACTCCTCGTCCAGTCATTGTGGAACCACTCGAACAGTTAGATGACGAAGATGGTCTTCCTGAGAAGCTTGCACAGAAGAATCCGATGTATCAAAA ggagagagaaactcctCCACGCTTTGCTCAGCATGGCACGTTTGAATATGAATACTCTCAGCGATGGAAGTCTTTGGATGAAATggagaaacagcagagggaacaagttgaaaaaaatatgaaggaTGCAAAAGATAAATTGGAAAGTGAAATGGAAGATGCGTATCATGAACATCAGGCAAATCTTTTGCGCCAAG ATCTAATGAGACGTCAGGAAGAATTAAGACGTATGGAAGAACTTCACAATCAAGAAATGCAGAAACGTAAAGAAATGCAGTTGAG GCAAGAGGAAGAACGACGtagaagggaggaagagatgaTGATTCGTCAACGTGAGATGGAAGAGCAAATGAGACGCCAAAGGGAGGAGAGTTACAGTCGTATGGGCTACATGGATCCA agagaaagagacatgagaatgggaggtggaggagcaatgaacatgggag ATCCCTATGGTTCAGGAGGCCAGAAATTTCCACCtctaggtggtggtggtggcataGGTTATGAAGCTAACCCTGGAGTTCCACCAGCAACCATGAGTGGTTCCATGATGGGAAGCGACATG